The DNA segment TCTTCCATCAGCTGATAAATATCTTTGTCGCCTTGTAGCTCAAGTAGATACATAACACCATCTTTGTCTAAAACTTTTGCTAATGTATCCTCAATATATATTTCACTGCCAATAGCTGGTGAACGGTTAGCTTTGATATGTGTTTCAAAGACTTTTGGTGTTTTGATCCTTTCTATAAGGTATTCAAGCTTTGCTCCAGTAGTTTTGCTACCATACAAACGAGCCAACATTACTTTACTATTATTAAAAATAAGTAAATCTTTTGGCGTTATAAAATCAATAAAATCAGTAAATTTATGATCAGCTATTTCACCTGTTTGCTTATTTAACTTTAGTAACCTACTAGCATCACGATTTTTTAATGGGTATCTAGCGATCAATTCTTCTGGTAATTTATAATTAAAATCATCTGTTTTCATCAACAACCTTATACTAATAAAAACTAATATTTTTAGTGTCTCTTAAATTTACTTTTATTTCTTTTATATGACTCATAGTCATTAAGAATTTTTTTAACAAATCTTTATCTGATAAGTCATTTAAAACTTACTATAAGTAAGAGAACTTCTATTTTTTAAAAAGTCAAACAAAAACTAGCATATTAAAAACATTTACTAAGTAATTCACCCTCATCATTTTCAGGATCAAAATTTTCATCTATCATAGTATTCATTTGGATAATTTGGTCTGCAAGTAGCTTACTTGTGAGAATATTCATCTTGAGTAAATCAACATAGTAACTTTCTTATCTTTTATTAAACTTTGTTACTATTGTATCTATATTTTTAATAATCTCTTCTAAACCATCTTGATTATAAAACTCTAAAAATACTTTCTTTTTACATCTAATATTTCGTTTTCCATATTGCTTCATTTTCTCTTGAGCTTACAAGACTTGCTTTACCATTAAACTTTTTAAAATACTATTCTTATCAACAAATTCTAGTCCAGCTCTACGCGCTTTTTTGAGATATTGATTATCACTAGCAAAGACTTCTTTAAATACATTCATCAAAGCTAGCATCTTAGTATTATCAAACATACGCTCACGCTGATATTTATCTAATGTTGAAATATGTCCAATTAAACGCCCTTTTGCAAAAGCATCACTCAAAACTCGAGTTAGTGCAATAGCATCCTTAAAACCTATATTTACTCCCTGCCCTGCTAATGGATGAATTGTATGTGCTGCATCACCTACTAATACCACATTGTTTTGCATATAACTCTTAGCATGACGCTCTATTAACTCAAAACTAAACCTTTTTGATAGTAAGCTAAGACTACCAAAACTATTATCAATTGCCTTAGTAAGTTCTATCTCAAACTTCTCATCTAGTAAACTCATAAGAAAATTAGCATAATCAGTCTTTACAGACCAAACTATTGAAGCTTTGTTTGCATCTACTAATGGTAAAAACGCTAGTACACCTTTATCATAAAAACGCTGATATGCTGTTTGCTGATGGTCTTTTTCAAGCTTAAGTGTTGCAACA comes from the Francisella persica ATCC VR-331 genome and includes:
- a CDS encoding UbiH/UbiF/VisC/COQ6 family ubiquinone biosynthesis hydroxylase gives rise to the protein MSVRNVQKDAVIVGGGMVGLSLALALHQNGLLVALIEAKKINNKPLRADRVETRVSAINHTSKSFLQQLGVWYSIKNKRISPYYQMRVWDDIPSESINITAEEIAEHSLGCIVENDIIIAALIEKVSATGIEIFANQKIHKIQRNVNTEKIFLADKIIETSLVIGADGANSFIRNYFNFETKVKPYKHTAIVATLKLEKDHQQTAYQRFYDKGVLAFLPLVDANKASIVWSVKTDYANFLMSLLDEKFEIELTKAIDNSFGSLSLLSKRFSFELIERHAKSYMQNNVVLVGDAAHTIHPLAGQGVNIGFKDAIALTRVLSDAFAKGRLIGHISTLDKYQRERMFDNTKMLALMNVFKEVFASDNQYLKKARRAGLEFVDKNSILKSLMVKQVL